A part of Timaviella obliquedivisa GSE-PSE-MK23-08B genomic DNA contains:
- a CDS encoding DMT family transporter yields the protein MKQETQAYLWGLLGVVAFGLTLPATKAAVPLFGFVTVGLGRAVIAGILGLVLLVATRSKIPTKQQLLRLAIVALGVVFGFPFFSAYAMKSIPASHGAIITGLIPLFTALLGVLLAKEKPSAGYWVAGLVGSGTIISYSIYIGGGVLHIADAALLLAVISAAIGYAEGARLAKELGSWRVICYALVISLPITLPVTLLYSEMNSQYNVLPAWIGFIYVSVISMFFGFFAWYKGLQMGGIAKIGQVQLLQPFVTFFASSILFKEQISPLMFLVLAIVLTSVHFGRKAKVIRE from the coding sequence ATGAAACAGGAAACACAAGCTTATCTCTGGGGGTTGTTAGGAGTAGTAGCATTTGGACTAACATTACCCGCAACTAAAGCCGCAGTTCCCTTATTTGGATTTGTCACAGTGGGTTTAGGACGGGCAGTGATTGCTGGCATTTTAGGGCTAGTTTTGCTGGTTGCAACCCGCAGCAAAATACCCACAAAACAGCAGCTTTTGAGGCTGGCGATCGTGGCATTAGGCGTAGTCTTTGGCTTTCCCTTTTTTAGTGCCTATGCCATGAAATCTATTCCGGCTTCCCATGGGGCAATTATTACAGGGTTAATTCCGCTCTTTACAGCACTATTGGGCGTTTTGTTAGCGAAAGAAAAGCCCTCTGCTGGGTATTGGGTGGCAGGGTTAGTCGGAAGTGGAACTATTATTAGCTATTCCATTTATATAGGGGGTGGCGTTTTGCACATTGCCGATGCAGCGCTGTTACTAGCTGTGATTAGTGCGGCGATCGGCTATGCAGAAGGGGCGAGGCTTGCAAAAGAGTTAGGAAGCTGGCGTGTCATTTGCTATGCCTTAGTCATTTCACTTCCCATTACTTTACCTGTTACACTACTGTATTCTGAAATGAATTCTCAATACAATGTGCTACCTGCCTGGATTGGATTTATCTATGTCAGCGTAATTAGTATGTTTTTTGGGTTCTTTGCTTGGTACAAAGGTCTGCAAATGGGTGGAATTGCCAAGATTGGTCAAGTGCAATTATTGCAGCCATTCGTGACGTTTTTTGCATCTTCAATTCTGTTCAAAGAACAAATTTCGCCATTGATGTTTTTGGTATTAGCGATCGTTCTGACTTCTGTTCATTTTGGGCGGAAAGCAAAGGTTATCAGGGAATAA
- a CDS encoding Uma2 family endonuclease, with product MTSLLPLPQTAISQRAEVVYPSSDGEPLAETSVHIDAIINAVVALRNYVEGQQAIVLADQFLYYVQGFPKFRVAPDVMVIFNVPPGARDNYKVWEEAQVPSVIFEMTSAGTKDRDEVVKKDLYESLDVPEYWQFDPKGEWILEKLRGYRLRDGVYVPITDGRSEPLQLRLEVDESLIAFYREDTGEKLLASDELVQALRQETLARQEAEALLVQEQQRADQEQQRGDRLAARLRELGEDPDLI from the coding sequence ATGACTTCGCTATTACCGCTCCCGCAAACTGCAATCTCTCAAAGGGCTGAAGTCGTTTATCCAAGCTCGGATGGTGAACCTTTGGCTGAAACTTCTGTGCATATTGACGCAATTATTAACGCAGTGGTGGCGTTGCGAAATTATGTAGAAGGGCAGCAGGCGATCGTCTTAGCTGATCAATTTCTTTACTACGTTCAGGGGTTTCCCAAGTTTCGTGTGGCACCTGATGTCATGGTAATTTTTAACGTTCCACCCGGAGCGCGAGACAACTACAAGGTTTGGGAAGAAGCACAGGTGCCTTCGGTCATTTTTGAAATGACTTCTGCGGGAACGAAGGATCGGGATGAGGTCGTCAAGAAAGATTTATATGAAAGTCTGGATGTGCCGGAGTATTGGCAGTTTGACCCGAAGGGAGAGTGGATTCTAGAGAAGCTGAGGGGATATCGATTACGCGATGGCGTTTATGTTCCTATCACCGATGGTCGCAGTGAGCCATTGCAATTGCGCCTGGAAGTGGATGAGTCGCTGATTGCTTTTTACCGGGAAGACACTGGGGAGAAACTATTGGCTTCAGATGAGTTGGTGCAAGCATTGCGGCAAGAAACTTTGGCACGGCAAGAGGCTGAGGCTTTGTTAGTGCAAGAGCAGCAGCGGGCGGATCAAGAGCAACAGCGGGGCGATCGATTAGCGGCAAGGTTACGAGAACTGGGAGAAGATCCAGATCTAATCTGA
- the rplI gene encoding 50S ribosomal protein L9: protein MAKKRTQLVLSKDVSKLGNSGDLVEVAQGYARNFLMPQGLAVRVTPGILKQVERRREIERVRLLELKKVAEAQKATLEKSGQFSIEKQVGENDAIFGTVTNQEVSDVIKAVTGLEIDRRGITVPEIHSVGTYRIELKLHPEISATIEIQVVSN from the coding sequence ATGGCGAAGAAGCGGACTCAGTTAGTTCTCAGTAAAGATGTTAGTAAGCTTGGCAATTCGGGTGACTTGGTAGAAGTGGCTCAAGGCTATGCTCGCAACTTCCTCATGCCTCAAGGGCTGGCAGTGCGGGTGACTCCAGGCATTTTGAAGCAGGTTGAGCGCAGACGCGAAATAGAGCGGGTTAGGCTTTTGGAACTTAAAAAAGTTGCTGAAGCTCAAAAGGCAACCCTCGAAAAATCAGGTCAGTTCTCAATTGAGAAGCAAGTGGGCGAAAATGACGCTATTTTTGGAACCGTGACGAATCAAGAAGTTTCGGATGTGATTAAAGCTGTCACAGGTCTAGAAATCGATCGCCGGGGCATTACAGTTCCCGAAATTCATAGCGTGGGGACTTATCGGATTGAGCTTAAGCTGCATCCTGAAATCAGCGCTACGATTGAGATTCAGGTGGTTTCTAACTAA
- a CDS encoding ABC transporter ATP-binding protein/permease, with amino-acid sequence MRSLQRVLKSLGAYRWLSLGAVASLLLLTVANAATPQLFRWGIDEGIAKKDLQVVLYGAGAMVIAAIARGLFNFGQSFWAEAASQGVAYDLRNKIFSKIQNLSFSYHDQSQTSQLLTRVTSDIEQVRTFLGTSLVQVVSSIVTLVAIAIVLLIMNWQLAIITLTVVPAAGWLLARFFTQNGDLFRQVQEQLSDLNAVLQENLVGIRVVKAFVREKTEAQRYTDLNHVLVRTNMKTIRAIRNTFPLIFLLSNLVTLVVFGYGGSEVINGQFSIGELVAFNSYLLLILQPVLLLGFAAPAIAQAAASAERIYEVVDAEIEIRDRPNATPFTSCSGRITFEHVSFRYPGATTEALKAVSFETKPKELIAVLGMTASGKSTIMNLIPRFYDVTAGSVRIDGRDVRDFTLASLRSQIGIVFQETTLFSGTLRENIAYAKANASLEEVIAVAKTAQMHDFIMGLPEGYETVVGERGVGLSGGQKQRIAIARTLLTNYSILILDDSTSAVDAQTAAQIQAALDDLMQQKACTTFVVAQRISTVQNADRILLIDKGRLVAQGNHEQLMQTSPLYGAILESQVKRSE; translated from the coding sequence ATGCGATCGCTCCAGCGCGTCCTCAAAAGTCTGGGGGCATACCGTTGGCTTTCCTTAGGTGCAGTGGCAAGTTTGCTGCTGTTGACGGTGGCTAATGCTGCTACGCCACAGCTTTTCCGGTGGGGCATTGACGAGGGCATTGCTAAAAAAGATTTGCAGGTGGTGCTGTATGGGGCTGGAGCAATGGTGATTGCCGCGATCGCCCGGGGCTTGTTCAACTTTGGGCAAAGCTTTTGGGCAGAAGCTGCATCACAGGGCGTAGCTTATGATTTGCGCAATAAGATTTTCAGCAAAATTCAGAACCTCAGCTTTAGCTATCATGACCAGTCTCAGACCTCGCAATTGCTGACTCGCGTGACTAGCGATATTGAACAAGTGAGAACGTTTTTGGGAACGAGTCTGGTTCAAGTTGTAAGCTCTATTGTGACGTTGGTGGCAATAGCGATCGTGCTGCTGATTATGAACTGGCAGTTAGCCATCATTACCCTCACCGTTGTACCGGCTGCCGGATGGTTACTGGCTCGATTTTTTACACAAAACGGTGATCTATTTCGACAAGTTCAAGAACAGTTAAGTGACCTTAATGCGGTACTACAAGAAAATCTAGTAGGTATTCGTGTCGTCAAAGCTTTTGTCCGAGAAAAAACCGAGGCACAGCGCTATACCGATCTCAATCATGTCCTTGTTAGGACAAACATGAAAACGATTCGGGCAATTCGCAATACCTTCCCCCTCATCTTTTTACTCAGCAACTTAGTAACGCTCGTCGTCTTTGGCTATGGCGGTTCGGAAGTTATTAACGGGCAGTTTTCTATTGGCGAACTGGTGGCGTTTAACTCTTACCTCCTGCTGATCCTTCAGCCCGTTTTGTTGCTAGGATTTGCTGCCCCCGCGATCGCCCAAGCTGCGGCTTCTGCCGAACGGATTTACGAAGTAGTTGATGCCGAAATCGAAATCCGCGATCGCCCCAACGCCACCCCGTTCACAAGCTGTAGTGGTCGAATTACCTTCGAGCACGTTTCCTTCCGCTATCCGGGAGCCACCACCGAAGCCCTCAAAGCCGTCTCTTTTGAAACCAAGCCTAAAGAACTCATTGCCGTTTTAGGCATGACGGCTTCGGGAAAAAGCACCATCATGAACCTGATTCCTCGCTTTTATGATGTGACGGCTGGCTCAGTGCGAATTGATGGGCGAGACGTGCGAGATTTTACCTTAGCAAGCCTGCGATCGCAAATTGGCATTGTGTTTCAAGAAACCACGTTATTTTCAGGCACACTTCGAGAAAATATTGCCTACGCCAAAGCCAACGCATCGTTAGAAGAAGTGATTGCGGTGGCAAAGACTGCCCAAATGCACGACTTTATTATGGGCTTGCCTGAAGGCTATGAAACCGTCGTGGGGGAACGAGGCGTGGGTTTATCGGGTGGGCAAAAACAGCGAATTGCGATCGCCCGTACCCTGCTCACAAATTACAGCATCCTAATTTTAGATGACAGCACTTCAGCAGTGGATGCCCAAACCGCCGCCCAGATCCAAGCCGCGCTTGATGATTTAATGCAGCAAAAAGCTTGCACTACGTTTGTGGTAGCACAGCGGATCAGTACCGTGCAAAACGCCGATCGCATTCTTCTAATTGACAAAGGACGGCTAGTGGCACAAGGAAATCACGAGCAACTAATGCAAACTAGTCCTCTATATGGCGCTATTTTAGAGTCTCAAGTGAAGCGATCGGAGTAA
- a CDS encoding CRR6 family NdhI maturation factor has product MPTTITLTASHLENLDLAPAQAIIEPLLPDGATQDPKISFAIALPREPNDPRELSEIPEVRLWFIRLDAQYPWLPYVLDWEGGELARYVAMLVPHQFSPSEGIQFNPEALEIFMMHKVFVLANWMQQHNITSRTKLKFMTQMLGYELDDGFFELVGI; this is encoded by the coding sequence ATGCCAACGACCATCACCCTCACTGCTTCTCACCTCGAAAACCTCGATCTTGCCCCTGCCCAAGCCATTATCGAGCCCTTACTGCCAGACGGTGCTACCCAAGACCCCAAGATTAGCTTTGCGATCGCTCTCCCCCGCGAACCCAACGATCCCCGCGAACTCTCCGAGATCCCTGAAGTTCGTCTCTGGTTCATTCGCCTGGATGCCCAATATCCCTGGCTTCCCTACGTTTTAGACTGGGAAGGCGGAGAACTAGCTCGCTACGTTGCCATGCTGGTGCCCCACCAGTTCAGCCCCTCTGAGGGCATTCAGTTCAACCCCGAAGCGCTAGAAATTTTCATGATGCATAAAGTCTTTGTCTTAGCCAACTGGATGCAACAACACAATATTACGAGCCGCACTAAGCTTAAATTTATGACCCAAATGTTGGGCTATGAGCTAGATGATGGCTTTTTTGAACTGGTCGGAATCTAA
- a CDS encoding CBS domain-containing protein, whose protein sequence is MSQTVADIMTPDPIVVSPETPLNEAIKILAEKRISGLPVINAVGKLVGVISETDLMWQETGVTQAPYFMLLDSVIYLENPAKHERELHKALGQTVGEVMTGKDIVTIKPDRAVRDAAQMMHEHKIHRLPVVDANGKVIGILTRGDIIRFMAAKQ, encoded by the coding sequence ATGTCTCAAACCGTTGCCGACATCATGACACCCGATCCTATCGTGGTTAGTCCTGAAACCCCGCTCAATGAAGCCATCAAAATTTTGGCTGAAAAACGTATTAGCGGTCTACCCGTGATCAATGCCGTTGGGAAGTTAGTCGGAGTCATCTCCGAAACTGATTTGATGTGGCAAGAAACAGGAGTCACCCAGGCACCTTATTTTATGCTGCTCGATAGCGTCATTTATTTGGAAAACCCTGCCAAACACGAACGCGAACTCCATAAGGCGCTGGGGCAAACTGTGGGAGAAGTCATGACGGGGAAGGACATTGTGACCATTAAGCCCGATCGCGCTGTTCGAGATGCGGCTCAGATGATGCATGAGCACAAAATACATCGTCTACCCGTTGTTGATGCCAATGGCAAAGTGATTGGGATTTTGACCCGAGGCGACATCATTCGATTCATGGCAGCTAAGCAATAA
- a CDS encoding P-II family nitrogen regulator — protein sequence MQPVKRIEIIASSHETSRILERMEKAGAPGYTLIRDVAGKSQWGSVDDDLPVTMLGNSYIISFCPEEKMQLIVDAVKPILDKYGGVCYVSDALSVPTAHRVKPF from the coding sequence ATGCAACCTGTTAAACGAATCGAAATTATTGCCAGTTCCCATGAAACCAGTCGCATTTTAGAGCGCATGGAAAAAGCAGGCGCTCCAGGCTATACCCTTATTCGAGATGTGGCTGGTAAAAGCCAGTGGGGTAGCGTCGATGATGATTTACCCGTGACCATGTTAGGCAACTCTTACATCATCTCGTTCTGCCCTGAAGAAAAGATGCAGCTGATTGTGGATGCCGTTAAGCCAATTCTTGATAAGTATGGTGGTGTTTGCTATGTTTCTGATGCTCTATCGGTGCCCACAGCGCACCGCGTCAAACCGTTTTAA
- a CDS encoding HEAT repeat domain-containing protein, which translates to MTTPEAVQELLSSEDFGKRLSGINQLRTLDPELAFAMIQPAIADKNVRVRYAAVSQVSTLGKQNLTLALDILRRCLLEDPEPDVQAAAADALGGLQLTAAFEDLQNLYHRSSEWLVRFSIIAALGELGDTRAFELLETALHSGTELVKAAAIGSLGELGDDRAIPLLLPLVTDPDWQVRHRTAQALGHFDRPEIRTALESLSHDEVEAVAQQAHDFLNR; encoded by the coding sequence ATGACAACCCCCGAAGCCGTTCAAGAGTTGTTAAGTTCAGAAGATTTTGGCAAACGATTAAGCGGGATTAATCAACTGCGGACGCTTGATCCAGAGTTGGCATTCGCCATGATTCAACCCGCGATCGCTGATAAAAACGTCCGAGTTCGCTATGCTGCTGTCAGCCAAGTATCAACCTTGGGCAAGCAGAACCTCACATTGGCTTTAGATATATTGCGGCGCTGCCTCCTCGAAGACCCTGAACCCGATGTTCAAGCCGCTGCCGCAGATGCTCTAGGAGGATTGCAACTAACTGCTGCCTTTGAAGACTTGCAAAACCTTTACCACCGTAGTTCTGAGTGGCTAGTTAGGTTCAGTATTATTGCTGCCTTAGGAGAACTGGGCGACACCAGAGCGTTTGAGCTTCTAGAAACTGCGCTTCACTCTGGAACAGAATTAGTTAAAGCCGCTGCGATCGGCTCTTTAGGCGAACTGGGTGACGATCGCGCCATCCCTCTGCTCCTACCCTTAGTCACTGACCCTGATTGGCAAGTCCGTCACCGCACCGCCCAAGCCTTAGGACACTTCGATCGCCCAGAAATTCGGACAGCCCTAGAAAGCCTATCTCATGATGAAGTGGAAGCCGTAGCCCAGCAAGCTCATGACTTTCTAAATCGGTAA
- a CDS encoding PLP-dependent aminotransferase family protein has product MIKVKVIEASPDQNLYEQVADRIHGLIKEGTLQPGDRLPSVRKLREQWSVSVSTVLEAYRLLEDRGFISARPQSGYYVKQPLQQSLAPAEPNPSTPSRQAHSVDTSLAFQVSRTCHNPKVIKLGSAIPSCEILPIAALNRLMGQVLRNQPEISHSYDVPPGCEPLRHEVARRLLTAGCSVSPDQIVTTNGTFEAVYLSLKAVTKPGDTVAIESPTYYGLLEALEVLHLKALELPTHPREGMSLPHLEAALEKNQVAACAVVSNFSNPLGSCMDDLKKKQLVELITQYQVPLIEDDIYGDLYFEGTRPKALKAFDREGLVLYCASYSKILSPGMRIGWALPGRYQMKVEQLKWVINQTTAIAPQLAIAAFLANGGYDRHLRQLRHAYQTQMAHITQAICTYFPTETKVTRPTGGQVLWVELLPSFDSVILFQEALQHHISIAPGVVFSASGSYRNCFRLNCGLPWSAEIERAMQTLGYLIKQQI; this is encoded by the coding sequence ATGATTAAGGTCAAAGTGATCGAAGCATCGCCAGATCAAAATTTGTATGAACAGGTTGCCGATCGCATTCACGGATTAATTAAAGAAGGAACACTGCAACCGGGCGATCGGCTGCCTTCTGTGCGCAAACTCCGCGAACAATGGTCGGTTAGCGTTTCAACTGTCTTAGAAGCCTATCGACTTTTAGAAGATCGAGGCTTTATCAGTGCCCGCCCGCAGTCGGGATACTACGTCAAACAACCTCTTCAACAGTCCTTAGCACCTGCTGAACCCAACCCTTCAACGCCCTCCCGTCAAGCACACAGCGTTGATACCTCTCTAGCGTTCCAAGTCAGCAGAACCTGTCATAATCCTAAAGTCATTAAGTTGGGCAGCGCCATTCCCTCCTGCGAAATTTTGCCGATCGCTGCTCTTAATCGGCTCATGGGGCAAGTGTTGCGAAACCAGCCTGAGATTTCGCATTCCTACGATGTGCCGCCCGGCTGCGAACCGTTGCGCCATGAAGTTGCAAGGCGATTATTAACCGCTGGCTGCTCGGTCAGCCCTGATCAAATTGTTACCACTAACGGCACTTTTGAAGCGGTTTATTTATCCCTTAAGGCAGTCACAAAGCCCGGCGACACAGTGGCGATCGAATCTCCTACTTACTACGGTTTGTTAGAAGCTTTAGAAGTACTGCACCTTAAGGCGTTAGAACTGCCCACCCATCCTCGTGAGGGGATGTCTTTGCCCCATTTAGAAGCAGCGTTAGAGAAAAACCAAGTGGCAGCTTGTGCAGTAGTCTCCAACTTCAGTAATCCTTTAGGAAGCTGCATGGATGACCTTAAGAAGAAACAGTTAGTTGAACTGATTACGCAATATCAAGTGCCATTAATTGAAGATGATATTTATGGCGATCTTTATTTTGAAGGAACTCGCCCTAAAGCGCTTAAAGCATTTGATCGAGAGGGACTCGTTTTGTACTGCGCCTCGTACAGCAAAATTTTGTCGCCCGGAATGCGAATTGGCTGGGCATTGCCAGGACGATATCAAATGAAAGTAGAGCAATTGAAATGGGTGATTAATCAAACGACTGCGATCGCACCTCAGCTGGCGATCGCAGCATTTCTGGCTAATGGCGGCTACGATCGCCACCTCCGCCAACTGCGCCACGCCTACCAAACTCAAATGGCACATATCACCCAAGCTATCTGTACCTACTTTCCTACTGAAACTAAAGTTACGCGCCCCACAGGTGGACAAGTCCTATGGGTAGAATTACTTCCTAGCTTCGACTCAGTGATCCTGTTTCAGGAAGCTCTTCAACATCATATTAGTATTGCTCCCGGCGTTGTTTTCTCAGCTTCAGGAAGCTATCGTAACTGTTTTCGGCTTAACTGTGGTCTGCCTTGGTCTGCTGAAATTGAGCGGGCAATGCAGACATTGGGGTATTTGATTAAGCAGCAGATTTAG
- a CDS encoding sodium-dependent bicarbonate transport family permease, translating to MDINLILSNFLSPPILFFFLGMLAVAVKSDLEIPQPLPKLFSLYLLFAIGFKGGVELAKSGLSQTVFLTILASILMACVVPLYTFFILKIKFDTYNAAAIASTYGSISAVTFITASSFLDGLNIPFDGYMVAALALMESPAIIVGLILVNLLSDRNKGEVSWSEVLREAFLNSSVFLLVGSLVIGVLTGEHGQEVLKPFAYDIFYGVLTFFLLDMGLVAARRIKDLGKSGTFLISFAVLIPLLNAVVGVLLAMMLGMNKGDALLFAVLCASASYIAVPAAMRMTVPEANPSLYVTSALAITFPFNIIIGIPLYLSCINLLWR from the coding sequence ATGGATATCAATCTGATTTTGTCGAATTTTTTAAGTCCGCCCATTTTATTTTTCTTTTTAGGAATGCTGGCGGTAGCCGTAAAATCAGATTTAGAAATTCCGCAGCCGTTACCCAAGTTATTTTCCCTCTATTTGCTATTTGCCATTGGCTTCAAGGGAGGGGTTGAGCTAGCCAAAAGCGGACTCAGCCAAACCGTATTTTTAACCATTTTGGCATCTATTCTGATGGCTTGCGTGGTACCGCTCTATACCTTCTTCATCCTCAAAATAAAATTTGACACCTACAATGCAGCGGCGATCGCCTCAACTTATGGTTCCATTAGCGCAGTCACTTTCATCACCGCTAGTTCTTTTCTAGACGGACTCAACATTCCGTTCGATGGCTACATGGTTGCTGCCTTAGCGCTAATGGAATCGCCTGCGATTATTGTCGGATTGATTTTGGTTAATCTATTGAGCGATCGTAACAAAGGCGAGGTGTCTTGGTCGGAGGTTTTACGAGAAGCGTTTCTCAATAGTTCAGTGTTTTTGTTAGTAGGCAGTTTAGTAATTGGCGTATTAACAGGTGAGCATGGTCAAGAAGTCTTGAAACCATTCGCCTACGATATTTTTTACGGAGTCTTAACCTTTTTCTTGCTCGACATGGGCTTGGTAGCAGCCAGAAGAATCAAAGACTTAGGAAAATCAGGTACGTTTTTAATTTCGTTTGCTGTTCTAATTCCACTGCTTAATGCTGTGGTTGGAGTATTGTTAGCAATGATGTTAGGTATGAACAAAGGCGATGCACTGCTGTTTGCAGTTTTGTGTGCCAGTGCTTCTTACATTGCCGTTCCAGCCGCAATGCGAATGACAGTTCCAGAGGCTAACCCCAGCCTCTATGTAACGAGTGCCCTTGCCATCACTTTTCCGTTCAATATTATTATCGGCATTCCATTATACCTATCGTGTATCAACTTGCTCTGGAGATAG
- the dnaB gene encoding replicative DNA helicase translates to MVQELSFQGYSDRIPPQNVDAEEAILGGILLDPEAIGRVTELLRPEAFYTSAHQEIYKAAIALQAQGRPTDLMSITSWLSDRGILDKIGGQGRLAQLVDRTISAVNIDQYAQLVTEKYTRRKLIQAGTEIVQLGYDTNSSLEKVLDQSEQKVFSLAQDRGNRGLAATADILTSTFSDIESRSLGLVLPGISCGFYDLDAMTQGFQRSDLIIAAARPAMGKTSFVLNIARNIAAFHKIPIAVFSLEMSKEQLVYRLLSSEAQVESGRLRAGRISQTEWEPLGHAISVLSQLPLFIDDTPNITVSEMRSKARRLQAENGGALGLIMIDYLQLMEGGGDNRVQELSKITRSLKGLARELNVPIIALSQLSRGVESRTNKRPMMSDLRESGSIEQDADLIIMLYRDEYYNEDTPDRGIAEVIITKHRNGPVGTVKVLFEPQFTRFRNLASPNRP, encoded by the coding sequence ATGGTTCAAGAACTCAGCTTCCAGGGTTACAGCGATCGCATCCCGCCCCAAAACGTCGATGCCGAGGAAGCGATCCTGGGCGGCATTTTACTTGACCCAGAGGCGATCGGTCGAGTTACGGAGCTATTACGTCCTGAGGCGTTCTACACAAGCGCTCACCAAGAAATTTATAAGGCGGCGATCGCGCTTCAAGCTCAGGGTAGACCCACTGACCTGATGAGCATTACAAGCTGGCTGAGCGATCGGGGCATTCTTGACAAAATTGGTGGGCAGGGACGTTTGGCGCAATTGGTCGATCGCACCATTAGCGCTGTCAACATTGACCAATACGCCCAGCTTGTTACTGAAAAATACACTCGTCGTAAGCTGATTCAAGCCGGGACAGAAATTGTCCAGCTGGGCTACGACACAAATTCTTCCCTTGAGAAAGTTCTAGATCAATCGGAGCAAAAAGTATTTAGTCTGGCTCAAGATCGAGGAAATCGGGGGCTGGCTGCTACTGCCGATATTTTGACCTCCACTTTCTCGGATATTGAAAGTCGCTCGTTGGGATTGGTGCTGCCTGGAATTTCCTGCGGGTTTTATGATCTGGATGCGATGACTCAGGGATTTCAGCGATCGGACTTGATTATTGCAGCGGCGCGTCCGGCAATGGGAAAGACATCATTCGTTTTGAACATCGCTCGGAACATTGCCGCTTTCCACAAAATCCCGATCGCTGTTTTTAGTTTGGAAATGTCTAAAGAACAGTTAGTTTACCGCTTATTATCCAGTGAAGCACAGGTGGAAAGCGGACGGCTGCGCGCAGGCAGAATTAGCCAAACCGAGTGGGAGCCACTAGGTCATGCCATCAGCGTCTTATCTCAACTGCCTTTATTTATCGATGATACGCCCAACATTACCGTCTCAGAAATGCGCTCTAAGGCACGGCGATTGCAAGCCGAAAATGGCGGAGCGTTGGGGCTGATTATGATTGATTACTTGCAGTTGATGGAAGGCGGCGGCGATAACCGGGTGCAAGAATTGTCAAAAATTACGCGATCGCTGAAAGGGCTTGCCCGCGAATTAAACGTGCCTATCATTGCCCTCTCTCAGCTTAGCCGAGGCGTAGAATCTCGCACCAACAAGCGCCCCATGATGTCAGACCTGAGAGAAAGTGGCTCAATTGAGCAAGACGCAGACCTGATTATCATGCTGTATCGGGATGAATACTATAACGAAGATACGCCCGATCGCGGCATTGCCGAAGTGATTATTACGAAACATCGAAACGGTCCGGTTGGAACAGTCAAAGTTCTATTCGAGCCACAGTTTACGCGATTCCGCAACTTAGCCTCTCCTAACCGCCCCTAA